The Pristis pectinata isolate sPriPec2 chromosome 16, sPriPec2.1.pri, whole genome shotgun sequence region ttgaattcaagcaattaaaaagaATCAGTAATAGTGAACATAAAACTGCTAGATTCTTTGTAAAAACTCACTCATGTCTCAGGAGAAGGAATCTGCTGCCTTGGTCTGGCCTGTCTGTGGCTCTCGTTTTGTAGCTGACTCCTGACTGCCCTCTGAAAAGGTGCAGCAAGCCATCCAGTTCAATAGCAATtgaagaatggacaataaatgttggctttgctatATCCCAGAAATTAATAAATACAAAGAAAAGGAACAGTGAAGCTTTCAGATTGTCATACTAAACCCAAATGGCTTACTCACATCAACTAGATGGTTTAGGGAAAACAATTTTACTTTCAGGGTGAGAGCACAACTGAGAGGGCCAGCATTGTTTGCCCATCCCTAAGCCAAGTGGTTTGCTCAACAATTGGGAGTCATCCCTATTGGTACGGGATTGGAATCGCACATCAGGCCAATGGGGGAGCATCCTTCCCTCACCTTCAAATGAGGGAACAAGCTTgaggtaaaaacagaacatgctggaaacactcagcaggtcaggcagcatctgtgtgggcaggggaacagttaatatttcgggtcCAAGATCCTTTGACATTGAACCTCAATATCCTTTAAAAAGAAAGCTTAAAAATCAggaaatgaaacacaaaaagcaTCAATGCAGGACTGGATTATTGATCCAGAGTTCATGAGTTCGAATCCCAATTCGGCAGCTGGGGAAGTTAAGTTCTGAacctgttcctctccccacagatgctgcctgacctgctgagtgtttccagcatgttcggTTTATATTTCTAATTTCCAGGACCTGCACTCTCTCTTGATTGTTGTGGACAGGATTGGGGTTTTCACAACAAGCCGATGGGTTTGTGCTCCCTTTAATTGCATCAGGTTTCCTCACTTCCGGCTCAACTCTGCTTCACCACACCCATTGAGCCCAAAGCCTCACCAGAGATATTCTCAGCGTCAAACTCATTCAGTTCCGCGGGACCCTCCCGCGACCTGACATCCCAGTTATCGCTGTTGTCAGTCACATCGGAGTAGGCCTCCTCCGCGGTGAACCGCAGGCAGCCCTTGGCCTTGTCGCTCTCGCCGTTGGTCGACTGCTGGTCCTCGTTGCTGAAGTCGGACATGTACATGGCATCCTCGGTCTGCTTCTCGGCGAACCAATCCCTGACCTGCTCGTAGCTCATGCTGGACTTCTCACACAGCCGGTCCAGGTCCTCCTCGTGCAGCATGCGGTGTTGGGTGTAATACTCAAACAGGGCCGCCTTCCCGCTCTTCTTGGACGGGGTGCGCCTGACCCTGTAGTTCTCCGCCGGCACGTCCGTGATGAGGCTGTTACTGCCCGAGCGGATGGCATAGATGCCCTTCTTGTAGTCATCGTACCACTTCAGCTGCCCGTTCTTCAGGGCGTAGCGCGCGTCGCCGAACCAGCGGACCACTTCGGTCCTGGGCAGCCTGGCGCTGATGGCCAGCTCATCGTACTCCTCCACCGTTGGCCACTGTGTGCGCATGAACTGCAGCTTCATCAGGTGGAGCTGGTGGACCGTCTTCTTGTTCTGGCCCTTGTACTTGGGGGCGTTGGGGCAGGAGGCGGGGCCAGGGTTCAGGGCCTTGGTGGCCTGCATCGCCTTGGGCTGGACGCACATGCCAGAGCCTTCCTTCACACAGATCTTCAAGGGGCTGACCTTCAGCCGCTCCTGAGGGGGCAGGATCCGCTTCATGTCCACCGAGCTGCTGTCGCTCGGCGTCCCTTCCCCATctgactcctcctcctcctcgtcccCGGCGGAGTCGGCCACGCCCGAGTCCTCCCGGCGGCCCCGCTCATCCAGCTTGACCTTCCGCCGCTCGGAGAACCACAGGTCAATCTCCCGCCGGGTCATCTTGGTCTCGGCCCTCAGCCGGTCCACCTCCTCCtcaggtgggaagggattgaggCCATAGCTGTGCTCCAGCGTGCTGAGCTGCTCGGCCGACTTGCCCTTGAACTTGGGTGGGGTGAAGTCGCAGTTGGTCTGCCACTGGCGCCGGTGGGGGTGGTAGCCCGGGGTGGCCAGAGGAGGGGGCGGCTCCTCCAGAGCGTTGCTGGCGGGAGGCACGCTGAGGTGGCCCGCCTCGAAGGACTGGTTGCACTTGAGGTTCTTGTAGTTGTAGCGCCGGTCGCTGAACCACTTGCGGATCTCCTTGCCCTGCAGACCCGTCACCCTCACCAGCCGCTCCACCTCCTCGTGCTCCGGGAACTGAGCTCGCAGGAAGCTCTGCTTCAGGGCAGCCAGCTGCTCCTTGGTCTTCTTGTACTTGTACGTCCCGAACTCCGAGATCAGCCCGGGCGACGGGAGGTGGCCTGAATTGACCACCGACTGCCCTCCCGCAGCCGAGGTTAGGACCTTCACCCCTGGACCGTCCGTGGAGCCCCCGAGTTTCTGCAGCTGGAATTTGGAGATATCCTGCTGCTTGGGGACGGTGGCCAGGTTGACGGTGACGGGGGAGCCTGTCATGGTGACCCCTTTCACCACCCCTCCGGGTTGGGTGACCACGATGTTGCCCGCCTGAGTCATCAGCTGGCAGGGGAAGTTGGCCTGGAAGAGGTGCTGGCCGCCGTTGGTGGTGGTCACCTGGCCCGGGAGCACAGTGATGGTCTGCTGCGGGACACCCTGGATGATGGTGCTGAACA contains the following coding sequences:
- the LOC127578731 gene encoding zinc fingers and homeoboxes protein 3-like, encoding MASKRKSTTPCMIPAKTLALQDPGIDISPAYNDDEESSPQPFPIDDLSAGEEAYGQNDVVEHGGFECKYCDYTSQDYHAFTVHVESVHSDASADQLYVCVECNFSTKSQESLTVHNALSHASEGNLKVSVIKKGSQSVPEQNVPEIRGSDTQENGDEADPQSEISISKTPIMKMLKAKPDAKRISVTHPGREEPSEEVGVADEAIKKAEGLEVLPTNGPTNPGQAVNGTTAVPVPVLQAGMAQIVPVVQQPAPGNNASPLPKVMIPLSSIPTYNAAMDSNSFLNNSFSKFPYPTKAELCWLTVVTKYPEEQLKIWFTAQRLKHGISWTPEEIEDARKKMFSTIIQGVPQQTITVLPGQVTTTNGGQHLFQANFPCQLMTQAGNIVVTQPGGVVKGVTMTGSPVTVNLATVPKQQDISKFQLQKLGGSTDGPGVKVLTSAAGGQSVVNSGHLPSPGLISEFGTYKYKKTKEQLAALKQSFLRAQFPEHEEVERLVRVTGLQGKEIRKWFSDRRYNYKNLKCNQSFEAGHLSVPPASNALEEPPPPLATPGYHPHRRQWQTNCDFTPPKFKGKSAEQLSTLEHSYGLNPFPPEEEVDRLRAETKMTRREIDLWFSERRKVKLDERGRREDSGVADSAGDEEEEESDGEGTPSDSSSVDMKRILPPQERLKVSPLKICVKEGSGMCVQPKAMQATKALNPGPASCPNAPKYKGQNKKTVHQLHLMKLQFMRTQWPTVEEYDELAISARLPRTEVVRWFGDARYALKNGQLKWYDDYKKGIYAIRSGSNSLITDVPAENYRVRRTPSKKSGKAALFEYYTQHRMLHEEDLDRLCEKSSMSYEQVRDWFAEKQTEDAMYMSDFSNEDQQSTNGESDKAKGCLRFTAEEAYSDVTDNSDNWDVRSREGPAELNEFDAENISEAE